In one Cloacibacillus porcorum genomic region, the following are encoded:
- the bioD gene encoding dethiobiotin synthase — MAKGLFVTGTGTDVGKTYVTALIVKKLREAGLNAGYYKAALSGAERVDGRLVPGDAEFVRRAAGIAGDPLESVSRIYEHAYSPHLAAKIEGGPLRMETVREDFRRLSERYDPLTVEGSGGIVCPISFGEGERLMLADIVRGLGLPAVVVSGSGLGAINAAVLTVGYMRAHGMEPRAVIMNGWVPGGIIEEDNRMMIEELTGLPVAAAVERGADDIGIGAAELLKLYGGEIR; from the coding sequence ATGGCTAAGGGGCTGTTTGTCACCGGCACCGGCACCGACGTCGGGAAGACCTACGTCACCGCTTTGATCGTGAAGAAGCTGCGGGAGGCGGGGCTGAACGCCGGTTATTACAAGGCGGCCCTCAGCGGCGCTGAGCGCGTGGACGGCCGCCTGGTCCCAGGCGACGCGGAATTTGTCCGCCGTGCCGCCGGCATCGCGGGCGATCCGTTGGAGTCTGTCTCCCGCATCTACGAACACGCCTATTCGCCGCACCTTGCCGCAAAGATAGAGGGCGGGCCGCTGCGGATGGAGACCGTCAGGGAAGATTTCCGCCGCCTGTCGGAGAGATACGACCCGCTGACCGTTGAGGGCAGCGGAGGCATCGTCTGTCCGATATCCTTCGGCGAGGGGGAGCGGCTGATGCTTGCGGACATCGTCCGCGGACTCGGGCTTCCCGCCGTCGTTGTCTCCGGCTCGGGGCTGGGGGCGATAAACGCCGCCGTACTTACCGTCGGCTACATGCGGGCGCACGGCATGGAGCCGCGCGCCGTGATCATGAACGGCTGGGTTCCCGGCGGCATTATTGAGGAGGACAACAGAATGATGATCGAAGAGCTTACCGGCCTTCCCGTCGCCGCGGCTGTCGAGCGCGGTGCGGATGATATCGGAATCGGGGCGGCGGAACTTCTGAAACTTTATGGAGGAGAGATAAGATGA
- the bioB gene encoding biotin synthase BioB has translation MCALEDLKKRVLRGGLISAGEAACLCRVPLASLCAAAAEIREKRCGSGFDLCAIVNAKSGRCSEDCKFCAQSGRCTADISEYPLLSEEAVVAAAHAAEAGGALRFSLVTSGGRLSDEELASVCRCAARIKSETGLSVCASLGLLAAPQFAALREAGVERIHNNLESSEKFFPNICTTHSWREKTAAIAAARSTGLSVCSGGIIGLGETMEDRIDMAFELRALGIRSVPLNILNPIAGTPFAKNRPLTDEEILRTVAIYRFILPEAAIRLAGGRGLLSDRGYSCFKYGANAAITGDMLTTAGISPQKDREMIASLGFEVRKDG, from the coding sequence ATGTGCGCTCTTGAAGATCTGAAAAAACGTGTTCTGCGGGGCGGCCTGATATCAGCAGGGGAGGCGGCGTGTCTCTGTCGCGTTCCGCTTGCGTCTTTGTGCGCCGCCGCCGCCGAGATACGCGAAAAACGCTGTGGCAGCGGCTTTGACCTCTGCGCAATCGTGAACGCGAAGAGCGGACGCTGCTCTGAGGACTGCAAATTTTGCGCGCAGTCGGGCCGCTGTACGGCCGATATCAGCGAATACCCGCTGCTGTCGGAGGAGGCGGTAGTCGCGGCGGCCCACGCGGCGGAGGCGGGCGGCGCGCTGCGCTTTTCGCTCGTCACCTCCGGCGGCAGACTATCGGATGAAGAACTTGCGTCGGTCTGCCGCTGCGCTGCGAGGATAAAAAGCGAGACGGGGCTCTCCGTCTGCGCCTCACTCGGCCTGCTCGCCGCGCCGCAGTTCGCGGCGCTCAGGGAGGCCGGGGTGGAGCGCATACACAACAACCTTGAGAGCTCGGAAAAGTTTTTTCCCAACATCTGCACGACCCACAGCTGGCGGGAAAAAACGGCGGCGATCGCGGCGGCGCGCTCCACGGGGCTCTCCGTATGCAGCGGCGGTATCATCGGCCTCGGCGAGACGATGGAAGACCGCATAGATATGGCCTTCGAGCTGCGCGCTTTGGGGATAAGGTCTGTGCCGCTGAACATTCTCAATCCGATCGCGGGCACGCCCTTCGCGAAAAACAGGCCTCTGACGGACGAAGAGATACTGCGCACCGTAGCGATATACCGCTTTATCCTGCCTGAGGCCGCGATACGTCTCGCGGGCGGCAGGGGACTGCTCTCCGACAGGGGCTATTCATGCTTCAAGTACGGGGCGAACGCCGCGATTACGGGTGATATGCTGACGACGGCGGGAATATCGCCGCAAAAAGACCGCGAGATGATCGCCTCGCTGGGCTTCGAGGTGAGAAAAGATGGCTAA
- a CDS encoding biotin transporter BioY — protein sequence MLSGRLDTRQMTLCALFTALIAVGAQIKVPLPVVPFTLQFLFTTLAGLLLGGRLGALSVAVYLILGLAGAPVFTEGGGPAYLLKPSFGYLIGFMLGAWSTGIIASRTRPLSLKRAAAASACGLAVVYICGMAYCYLISNFVLAQPLSFEALFIYCFLLAVPGDILLCFVGALLAVRLAERSPLSYVRS from the coding sequence ATGTTAAGTGGCAGACTTGATACCCGGCAGATGACGTTATGCGCCCTCTTTACCGCGCTGATCGCGGTGGGAGCGCAGATAAAGGTGCCTTTGCCGGTAGTTCCGTTCACGCTTCAATTTCTTTTCACCACCCTTGCGGGGCTTTTGCTCGGCGGCAGGCTCGGCGCGTTATCAGTGGCCGTCTACCTCATCCTTGGCCTTGCTGGCGCACCCGTATTCACCGAAGGCGGCGGTCCCGCCTATCTGCTGAAACCCTCCTTCGGCTACCTGATCGGGTTTATGCTTGGCGCCTGGTCAACGGGGATAATAGCCTCCCGCACGCGGCCTCTCAGTTTAAAAAGGGCCGCCGCGGCCTCGGCGTGCGGCCTTGCTGTCGTCTATATATGCGGTATGGCCTACTGTTATCTCATCTCAAACTTTGTCCTGGCGCAGCCTCTGAGCTTTGAGGCGCTTTTCATCTACTGTTTTCTGCTCGCCGTCCCCGGCGACATCCTGCTCTGCTTTGTCGGGGCGCTGCTCGCGGTACGTCTCGCGGAGAGGAGTCCGCTTAGCTATGTGCGCTCTTGA
- a CDS encoding Hpt domain-containing protein, with protein MMNKLYGELRGWGCDVDGALERVINDDELYLACLQSIAHDETFFSLGDALRAGDNERAFDCAHTLKGVLANLGLTPIYDIVVRIVEPLRAKSAEGVMEEYEKLLAARERLEKTIRKYVN; from the coding sequence ATGATGAACAAATTATATGGTGAGCTTAGAGGTTGGGGCTGCGATGTTGACGGCGCCTTGGAAAGGGTGATTAACGACGATGAGCTTTACCTGGCCTGTCTGCAGAGCATTGCTCATGACGAGACCTTCTTTTCTCTCGGAGACGCGCTGCGCGCCGGCGACAATGAGAGGGCCTTCGACTGCGCCCATACGCTGAAGGGCGTGCTTGCCAACCTTGGCCTGACCCCGATCTACGATATCGTCGTACGTATTGTGGAGCCGCTTCGCGCGAAGAGCGCCGAAGGCGTAATGGAAGAATATGAAAAGCTGCTCGCCGCACGCGAGCGGCTGGAAAAGACGATAAGGAAATATGTCAACTAA
- a CDS encoding EAL domain-containing protein, protein MPGKYILAVDDSLVNRKILSKIISGEYSVIEAENGEMAIEILRRQYSEIVAIILDIVMPVMDGYLVLERVADDERFKNIPIIIATEKSDNESEIKALRLGAWDFVSKPYNGEIIKFRIKNAIERSQLYTLQQLRYLAEFDELTGIYNKNKFYKSTREMLLANPGADFVLIRFDVDRFQLINSFFGTQEGDRLLKYIAKMLSGYVSDKQPSAYGRIEADVFCLCFPSSYMADIETSMSKIRDLVASYNLNYDIVPSCGIYYITDRGMPIEIMYDRATLAAKRCKGNYVNFYAVYDGSMSAQIVREQEITNEMSSALATGQFQIYLQPKYHIASNLPVGAEALVRWFHPQKGLIPPGDFVPVFERNGFIPKLDYYVWEEVCRLLRKWADEGRELYPISVNISRVDLYNPRLAEMVIELTEKYDLPSELLNLELTESAYTDNPVAMSETMAKLQSKGFTIMMDDFGSGYSSLNILKDISVDVLKIDMRFLSKTKIPGRGENIIASVVRMAKWLHIPVIAEGVETKDQVEFLRSIGCEYVQGFYFAKPMPVEAYADLVEKNGGLSQPVGASFEFNGSQMCISDNRLEELFADMLQPVAIYEFENDKVEAVRVNTPFFELLGYDDGSITGGTPLDLIDPKYHDSIIDTFRRVAETREEEECEYLRRTSDGKSKWLRIRLKYISKIGARCILVGVLTDITIQRELDMDSMRLNGEMGKEDK, encoded by the coding sequence ATGCCGGGGAAATATATTCTGGCCGTGGATGATAGCCTGGTCAACAGGAAAATACTTTCAAAAATTATCTCCGGTGAGTACTCGGTAATTGAGGCGGAAAACGGGGAAATGGCTATTGAGATCCTGCGCCGTCAATATAGTGAGATTGTGGCGATCATCCTTGACATAGTCATGCCTGTGATGGACGGCTATTTGGTGCTTGAGCGTGTCGCAGACGACGAGCGGTTTAAGAATATCCCCATCATAATTGCAACGGAAAAGAGCGACAATGAGAGCGAAATAAAGGCGCTGCGTCTTGGCGCGTGGGATTTTGTCTCCAAGCCGTACAACGGTGAGATAATAAAGTTCCGTATCAAAAACGCTATCGAGCGGAGCCAGCTTTATACGCTCCAACAGCTTCGCTACCTTGCGGAATTTGACGAACTTACCGGCATATACAACAAAAATAAGTTTTATAAATCGACGCGCGAGATGCTGCTTGCCAATCCGGGGGCGGACTTTGTCCTGATCCGCTTTGACGTGGATCGCTTCCAGCTGATAAATTCATTTTTCGGCACTCAGGAGGGAGACCGGCTTCTTAAATATATCGCCAAAATGCTGAGCGGGTATGTCTCGGATAAACAGCCCTCGGCCTATGGCCGCATAGAGGCCGATGTATTCTGTCTCTGTTTCCCCTCCTCCTACATGGCGGATATTGAGACGTCGATGTCAAAGATACGCGACCTCGTGGCCTCATACAACCTCAACTACGATATCGTACCCTCCTGCGGCATCTACTATATAACGGACCGCGGAATGCCGATCGAGATAATGTATGACCGCGCGACCCTTGCCGCGAAGCGGTGCAAGGGCAACTATGTTAATTTCTACGCCGTATACGACGGCAGCATGAGCGCGCAGATCGTGCGCGAGCAGGAAATTACGAATGAAATGTCCTCCGCCCTTGCCACTGGGCAGTTCCAGATATACCTGCAGCCGAAATACCATATCGCCTCCAACCTGCCCGTCGGCGCGGAGGCGCTGGTCCGCTGGTTTCACCCACAGAAGGGACTCATTCCGCCTGGAGACTTCGTCCCTGTCTTTGAGCGAAACGGCTTTATACCGAAACTCGACTATTATGTCTGGGAAGAGGTCTGCAGACTCTTACGCAAATGGGCCGACGAGGGGCGGGAACTTTATCCCATCTCGGTTAACATCTCGCGCGTCGATCTCTATAATCCGAGACTTGCTGAAATGGTCATCGAGCTCACGGAAAAATATGATCTGCCGTCCGAGCTTCTTAACCTCGAGCTGACGGAGAGCGCCTATACCGACAACCCTGTGGCGATGAGCGAGACGATGGCGAAGCTCCAGTCTAAGGGTTTCACGATCATGATGGACGATTTTGGCTCCGGATATTCCTCTCTCAATATATTGAAAGACATCAGCGTCGACGTCCTTAAGATAGATATGCGCTTCCTATCAAAGACAAAGATCCCCGGTAGGGGAGAAAACATCATCGCCTCCGTCGTACGCATGGCTAAATGGCTCCACATCCCAGTTATCGCCGAGGGAGTCGAGACGAAAGATCAGGTGGAATTCCTGCGCAGTATCGGCTGCGAATATGTGCAGGGTTTTTACTTCGCGAAGCCGATGCCGGTCGAGGCGTATGCCGACCTGGTAGAGAAGAACGGCGGGCTCTCACAGCCGGTTGGCGCCAGCTTTGAATTCAACGGCAGCCAGATGTGTATATCAGACAATCGGTTGGAGGAGCTCTTCGCCGATATGCTGCAGCCGGTGGCGATATATGAATTTGAAAATGATAAAGTAGAGGCGGTACGTGTCAATACGCCCTTCTTTGAACTTCTCGGCTATGACGACGGCTCGATAACGGGCGGAACGCCGCTTGACCTTATCGACCCCAAGTATCATGATAGTATAATAGATACCTTTCGAAGAGTGGCGGAAACGCGTGAGGAAGAGGAGTGCGAATATCTGCGCCGGACGAGCGACGGAAAGTCTAAGTGGCTGCGGATCAGGCTGAAGTATATCAGCAAGATCGGCGCGCGCTGCATTTTAGTCGGCGTACTGACCGATATTACCATTCAGCGTGAGTTGGACATGGACTCTATGCGGCTGAACGGAGAAATGGGAAAAGAAGATAAATAG
- a CDS encoding aminotransferase class IV yields MVLCYYNGRFSPVSECALPLTDMAIQRGVGAFESIRIYDGTPFAMKQHLERLAGSAAGSGIMAEEIIEKLPGLIREGLALPDNKNFDGLVKPYITGGDVNNKGSFPNPRFFIIFDEVHKPTDEEKKNGIALEPNRVARPFPLIKSTNYLFGLIPLSKTQRVNFETLYITPEGEITEAMSSNFFLCKDGKIITAPVGKVLKGVTRDIIITLARENGFTVEERCPLESELASADEAFITGTVKEILPVVRVGAQQIGSGRPGPVAQNLQHIFLKNQQRWMD; encoded by the coding sequence TTGGTACTTTGTTATTACAACGGAAGATTCTCCCCCGTTTCAGAGTGCGCCCTGCCGCTGACTGACATGGCGATCCAGCGAGGCGTAGGAGCGTTCGAGTCGATCAGGATATATGATGGGACCCCCTTCGCGATGAAGCAGCACCTCGAGAGGCTCGCGGGAAGCGCCGCGGGCTCCGGCATCATGGCGGAAGAGATAATCGAAAAGCTCCCCGGGCTGATCCGCGAGGGGCTCGCGCTGCCTGACAACAAAAACTTCGACGGCCTCGTAAAACCCTATATCACCGGCGGAGATGTAAACAACAAGGGAAGTTTCCCCAATCCGCGGTTTTTCATAATCTTTGACGAGGTGCACAAACCGACGGACGAGGAAAAGAAAAACGGCATCGCTCTTGAGCCGAACCGCGTCGCGCGCCCCTTCCCGCTCATTAAAAGCACAAATTACCTCTTCGGCCTCATCCCGCTCTCAAAGACCCAGAGGGTAAATTTTGAGACCCTCTATATCACCCCGGAGGGCGAGATCACCGAGGCGATGAGCAGCAACTTCTTCCTCTGCAAGGACGGAAAGATTATCACCGCCCCCGTCGGAAAGGTCCTCAAAGGCGTAACCCGCGACATCATCATCACCCTCGCGAGGGAGAACGGCTTCACCGTTGAGGAGCGCTGCCCGCTGGAGAGCGAGCTCGCCAGCGCCGACGAGGCTTTCATCACCGGCACGGTCAAGGAGATACTCCCCGTCGTGCGCGTCGGCGCGCAGCAGATCGGCAGCGGCCGCCCCGGCCCCGTGGCGCAGAACCTCCAGCATATCTTCCTGAAAAACCAGCAGCGCTGGATGGACTGA
- a CDS encoding FadR/GntR family transcriptional regulator — protein MEKSSMFQYLYNGILSQIRAGRYIYGSSLPSAAELCRIYNVGIRTARDVLKALRDDGYIRTEERRRATVIHGTEDAGNEANLRETLARRNCMSEVYDAMELLMTPLLIFCAQQCGDDELLAVDAGAKKMARLSWIERWRLSSQLLHTILKKADNPLFNDLYSSLELYAKIPFFEGYRHPFEIAADEAEHNFRWRIEPLVRRNYHEADRRLRSMYSSVRSYVEGYLQLLAEDGRAICPPEQEKFHWDAAKGKVYLYAEIVRDITHEISLGRWRDGCFLPASKELAAHYGVSLYVVRQALKMLEGRGFIVIRNGRRAQVSLASVGADIRRFSEPEQKRDIWVYLHALQLMTVLFPHAARLAADRFTEEQRLYLRESLDKNGVAVIRSFVECVFEALPSETLRTIFKEINGLLLWGEHLMYQPGASDRIAALARLCRQAMSALDRGDNVSFAGLLNEIFIHVLLRMKKFAASAGMPEVRKIKVPASRAAGSE, from the coding sequence ATGGAAAAGAGCAGTATGTTTCAATATCTATACAACGGAATTCTTTCGCAGATAAGGGCGGGCCGGTATATTTACGGTTCTTCCCTGCCCTCCGCCGCAGAGCTGTGCCGGATATATAACGTTGGGATACGCACCGCGCGGGACGTGCTGAAGGCGCTGCGCGACGACGGTTATATCCGCACCGAAGAGAGGCGCCGTGCGACCGTCATCCATGGGACAGAGGACGCCGGGAACGAGGCGAACCTGAGAGAGACGCTGGCGCGGAGAAACTGCATGTCGGAGGTCTATGACGCTATGGAACTGCTGATGACGCCGCTCCTCATCTTCTGCGCGCAGCAGTGCGGCGACGACGAGCTGCTTGCCGTTGACGCCGGTGCTAAAAAAATGGCGCGTCTTTCCTGGATTGAGCGGTGGCGTCTCTCGTCGCAGCTGCTGCATACGATCCTTAAAAAGGCGGATAATCCGCTCTTCAATGATCTCTATTCAAGTTTGGAGCTTTACGCCAAGATCCCGTTTTTTGAGGGGTACCGCCATCCCTTCGAGATCGCCGCGGATGAGGCTGAACATAACTTCCGCTGGCGGATCGAGCCTCTGGTGCGGCGTAATTATCATGAGGCCGACAGGCGTCTCCGCTCGATGTACAGCTCCGTTAGGTCATATGTGGAGGGCTATCTCCAGCTTCTGGCTGAGGACGGCCGTGCCATTTGCCCGCCGGAGCAGGAAAAATTCCACTGGGATGCCGCGAAGGGTAAGGTATATCTCTATGCGGAGATCGTGCGGGATATCACGCACGAAATATCTCTCGGCCGCTGGCGTGACGGCTGCTTTCTGCCAGCCTCGAAGGAGCTTGCCGCGCATTACGGCGTCTCCCTTTACGTGGTGCGCCAGGCGCTGAAGATGCTTGAGGGACGCGGATTCATTGTTATACGCAACGGCCGCCGGGCACAGGTCTCCCTCGCGTCGGTGGGCGCGGACATCAGACGTTTTTCGGAGCCGGAGCAGAAGCGGGACATCTGGGTCTACCTCCACGCGCTCCAGCTGATGACCGTACTTTTCCCCCACGCGGCGCGTCTCGCGGCAGATCGCTTTACGGAGGAACAGCGGCTGTATCTGCGCGAAAGCCTCGACAAAAATGGGGTGGCCGTGATCAGGAGTTTTGTGGAATGTGTATTCGAGGCTCTTCCGTCGGAGACCCTGCGCACCATCTTCAAAGAGATAAACGGACTGCTCCTCTGGGGGGAGCATCTCATGTACCAGCCCGGAGCGTCCGACCGTATCGCCGCCCTCGCCAGACTCTGCCGTCAAGCGATGTCGGCGTTAGACAGGGGAGATAACGTGAGCTTCGCCGGGCTGCTGAACGAAATCTTTATCCACGTGCTCCTGCGCATGAAAAAATTCGCCGCCTCCGCGGGTATGCCAGAGGTGAGAAAGATAAAGGTCCCCGCATCCAGGGCGGCTGGATCAGAATAG
- a CDS encoding bifunctional diguanylate cyclase/phosphodiesterase — protein MPLIFRKMFQYKTTLLLSIGALIFLLALSGVILWNAVELHRAVNKLTEDYLEDVAAESAKSVDTKFHEIFKSLNVIADSVSQMQPAEINRFIARKTAVSNFIDLAVAGEDGVAHFAFGGSRNIEKFFPFSAALKGEFSAGTDGKHIFYAVPIPGNDRKRRVLIGVKSKQNMQYLISGDFFSGEGSSAILNQKGEIIVPPVKKKHTALIRETKYLKTEEWAIKMLDDLGKNLPGRFILPTLSGRDIFVDYRPLSVNGWFLTVTVPTDILTTHADVFISRTFYGTLAMAAAFLIITLLIICIQNHYRVKIENISFYDPVTDGISNICFLMRTQEFLDGSSSKDYAVVSVNLRNLGLINEYEGRSQGDKILRHVYNILADEMKKDNGELVTRGNAGTFYIFMQKGAKDEFMKRLNEMAEKIAGIGNKSGPIRIDTGIFCLSDKASFKIAEAEVYADTARKSAERSYLSTFTFYDEKFKKRQLEEVNMLNDIERAIEERKFTIHLQPKVCAQTGLIAGAEALVRWKHPKLGFVSPAAFIPVCEKNGIISRLDQLVFEEVCRTLAEWKESGIPLLPISVNISRQQLKNPSFFNDYRKIAEEAGVARGLIEFELTESLMLVGNDFKNAREVIEEIHSAGFTCSLDDFGSGYSSLGLLKDLKIDCLKLDRMFFANRFETPETRAIIESIIILAKKLNIATVAEGVEYKEQVELLRTIGCDLIQGFYFFRPVPVREFERIVLEEAGKPPTTD, from the coding sequence ATGCCGTTGATATTCAGGAAAATGTTTCAGTATAAAACCACCCTCCTTTTGTCGATTGGCGCCCTCATCTTCCTGCTGGCGCTCTCCGGCGTGATATTATGGAACGCCGTTGAGCTGCACAGGGCGGTCAACAAACTGACCGAGGACTATCTGGAGGATGTAGCGGCGGAATCGGCGAAATCTGTCGACACAAAGTTCCACGAGATCTTCAAATCTCTGAATGTGATCGCCGATTCCGTCTCACAGATGCAGCCTGCGGAAATCAACCGCTTTATCGCCAGAAAAACCGCGGTATCGAATTTCATCGACCTGGCGGTCGCCGGTGAGGACGGCGTAGCCCATTTCGCCTTTGGCGGCTCTCGCAATATAGAAAAATTTTTCCCCTTCTCAGCCGCTCTGAAGGGAGAGTTCAGCGCGGGTACTGACGGAAAACATATTTTTTACGCCGTCCCCATCCCGGGGAACGACCGCAAAAGGCGCGTACTCATAGGCGTAAAGTCAAAACAGAATATGCAGTATCTCATCAGCGGTGATTTTTTCAGCGGCGAGGGAAGCAGCGCGATCCTGAATCAAAAGGGCGAGATAATCGTACCGCCGGTAAAGAAAAAGCACACCGCGCTCATCAGGGAGACGAAATACCTCAAAACAGAGGAATGGGCGATAAAGATGCTGGACGATCTTGGCAAAAACTTGCCGGGACGTTTCATCCTCCCCACCCTCAGCGGCAGGGATATCTTCGTTGACTACCGGCCATTGTCGGTTAACGGCTGGTTTCTCACCGTGACGGTGCCCACCGATATCCTTACCACGCACGCGGACGTATTCATCTCCCGTACCTTCTACGGCACTTTGGCAATGGCGGCGGCTTTTCTCATTATTACGCTGCTCATTATCTGTATCCAAAACCATTACCGCGTAAAGATCGAGAATATCTCGTTTTACGATCCCGTGACAGACGGTATCAGCAACATCTGCTTCCTCATGCGGACTCAGGAGTTTCTCGACGGAAGCAGCAGCAAAGATTATGCCGTGGTATCGGTTAACCTGCGAAACCTCGGGCTGATCAACGAATACGAGGGACGCAGTCAGGGCGATAAGATCCTGCGCCATGTATATAACATTCTCGCCGATGAAATGAAAAAAGATAACGGAGAGCTGGTTACACGCGGCAACGCGGGGACTTTTTATATTTTTATGCAAAAAGGCGCAAAAGACGAATTCATGAAGCGGCTCAATGAAATGGCGGAAAAAATCGCCGGTATCGGCAACAAGAGCGGCCCTATCCGTATCGACACCGGTATATTCTGTCTCTCTGATAAGGCTTCGTTCAAGATTGCCGAAGCCGAGGTCTACGCCGATACGGCGCGAAAAAGTGCAGAGCGCTCTTACTTAAGCACCTTCACCTTCTATGACGAAAAATTTAAGAAGCGGCAGCTTGAAGAGGTTAATATGCTGAACGATATCGAGAGGGCAATCGAGGAGAGGAAGTTCACAATCCACCTCCAGCCTAAGGTATGCGCGCAAACAGGGCTGATAGCCGGCGCCGAGGCGCTTGTGCGCTGGAAACATCCGAAACTCGGCTTCGTCAGCCCCGCGGCATTTATTCCCGTATGCGAGAAGAACGGCATCATCTCCCGCCTGGACCAGCTGGTATTCGAGGAGGTATGCCGTACGCTCGCCGAATGGAAGGAATCAGGGATACCGCTCCTCCCCATCTCCGTGAATATCTCACGACAGCAGCTGAAAAACCCCTCCTTTTTCAACGATTATAGGAAGATCGCGGAAGAGGCCGGCGTCGCCAGGGGACTCATTGAATTTGAACTGACAGAATCGCTGATGCTTGTCGGCAATGATTTCAAAAACGCGCGCGAGGTTATCGAAGAGATACACTCAGCCGGTTTTACCTGTTCGCTGGACGACTTCGGCTCCGGCTACTCTTCGCTCGGACTGCTGAAGGACCTCAAGATAGACTGTCTCAAACTCGACCGGATGTTTTTCGCCAACCGTTTTGAGACGCCGGAGACGCGGGCGATCATCGAGAGTATCATCATCCTTGCCAAGAAGCTCAACATCGCTACGGTGGCGGAGGGCGTGGAATATAAAGAGCAGGTTGAGCTGCTGCGCACCATCGGCTGCGACCTGATCCAGGGCTTTTACTTTTTCCGCCCAGTGCCGGTAAGGGAATTTGAACGTATAGTTCTTGAAGAGGCGGGAAAGCCTCCGACAACAGATTAG
- a CDS encoding ABC transporter ATP-binding protein — MAYVELRDVTKLFGTVRAVDKLNLSIEKGECFSFLGPSGCGKTTTLRMVAGFEDLDEGEIEVGGKLISSKAKNFYVPPEHRGFGMVFQAFAVWPHMTVYDNVAFPLKIKNLPRAEIESRTKQALENTNLTKQAQLYPNDLSGGEKQRIALARALSINPGLLLLDEPLSNLDPHLREEMRFEIKDLQRKYDFSIIFVTHDQSEAMALSNRIMVMRDGKTMQIDSPLNIYAKPKNQFVFSFIGLSNFISVKLTDGRAVIESAPEAGVLESDIPQEFAGAAKATLACRPSEVDFVPEGRGVRGVIDRMAYLGEIVDYIVKIGSQEVRVQKGRREPRFEVGQSCSVAFPRVVWYE, encoded by the coding sequence ATGGCTTATGTAGAACTCAGAGATGTGACTAAACTCTTCGGAACGGTGCGTGCCGTCGATAAGCTGAACCTGTCTATCGAAAAGGGCGAATGCTTCTCATTCCTCGGCCCCTCCGGCTGCGGCAAGACGACGACGCTGCGGATGGTCGCGGGCTTCGAGGACCTCGACGAGGGTGAGATAGAGGTCGGCGGCAAGCTGATCTCCTCTAAGGCGAAGAACTTCTACGTCCCGCCGGAACACCGCGGCTTTGGGATGGTCTTCCAGGCCTTTGCCGTCTGGCCGCATATGACGGTCTACGACAATGTCGCCTTCCCGCTCAAGATAAAGAACCTGCCGCGCGCGGAGATAGAGTCCCGTACCAAACAGGCGCTTGAGAATACGAACCTCACCAAGCAGGCGCAGCTCTATCCCAACGACCTTTCCGGCGGTGAAAAGCAGCGCATCGCGCTTGCGCGCGCGCTGTCGATAAATCCGGGACTGCTGCTCCTCGACGAGCCTCTCTCGAACCTCGACCCGCACCTCCGCGAGGAGATGCGCTTTGAGATAAAGGACCTGCAGCGCAAGTATGATTTCTCGATCATCTTCGTCACGCACGATCAGTCCGAGGCGATGGCGCTTTCAAACCGCATCATGGTCATGAGGGACGGAAAGACGATGCAGATCGACTCGCCGCTCAACATCTACGCCAAGCCGAAAAACCAGTTCGTCTTCAGCTTCATCGGCCTGTCGAACTTTATCAGCGTGAAGCTTACGGACGGACGCGCCGTCATTGAGAGCGCTCCCGAGGCCGGCGTGCTGGAGAGCGATATCCCGCAGGAATTTGCGGGAGCGGCAAAGGCGACGCTTGCCTGCCGTCCCTCCGAGGTCGATTTTGTTCCCGAGGGCAGGGGCGTCAGAGGCGTCATCGACCGTATGGCCTACCTTGGCGAAATCGTCGACTACATCGTAAAGATCGGTTCCCAGGAGGTACGTGTGCAGAAGGGACGCCGCGAACCGCGCTTCGAGGTGGGACAGTCCTGTTCGGTGGCCTTCCCACGTGTCGTATGGTACGAATAA